TCTCCTCCAGCCGCATCCCCTGCCTCGCATGACTCTACCTTCCATAACAGTTGTTGTTTACCGAGTGTCGGACACTTTAGCGGGTGGCACCGCCTAAGAGGTACTGCCGCAAAATATGTCCCGTAAAAATGTCTCCggttgaggtttttttttaattattattattgcaatgAATATTCTCTTCAGagttaaatacataaatatatatatatataaagtttaaTAAGAAGCTTattaagaagtaaaaataaaatggatattgcgaaaacaaactataaaattgtttttaaaaaagtaaagtgtttttattatagcaactttgaaaacaacaaaagttggTAATGTGTTCAATATGTTAATTGATTTCGCACATGAAAAATCACAATACTAGTACTTTTATGGCTTGAGGATAGTCAGAGTAAGACTGCGGTTGAACGCTTTCCACCTTAAATGCAACCCCAACTAGACTTTtctgaacacaaaaacacagtttaaaaatctgaatcggTTTAAAAATGAGCTACTTTTATCTCTAAAATCactaaaaagtaattttaaaaaaagttcttgATGATTAATTAAGCGTTTTATCATATATTTCTATGTTAATGTCtcaacattgttgtttttgttttattttaggctGCCACCTCGTCTTGATGGGGACACAAAGAGAAGACTGACTACTATTAAGGAAAAACTAATAACAGAAGACAATGGATGTCCATAACAGCACTTCAAGCAATAACACAGTTCCCTACAGCCTCTTGGAGGTCATAGCCATCGCTACAGTGTCAGCCATCGTCAGTCTGATAACTATAGTCGGAAACATACTGGTGTTGCTCTCATTCAAAGTAAATAGCCAGCTTAAGACCGTGAACAACTACTACCTGCTTAGTTTGGCCTTTGCTGACCTCATCATAGGAGTGCTGTCCATGAACTTGTACACCATGTACATACTGATGGACAAATGGCCCTTGGGGAACATTGCCTGTGACCTCTGGCTGGCAGTGGATTATGTGGCCAGCAATGCCTCAGTCATGAACTTGCTAGTGATCAGCTTTGACAGATACTTCTCCATCACAAGGCCACTGACTTACAGGGCAAAGAGGACACCGAAGAGAGCCGCCATTATGATTGGGCTAGCTTGGCTGGTCTCTTTTGTCCTTTGGGCGCCACCCATTCTATGCTGGCAGTACTTTGTAGGAAGGAGAACTGTTCCTCATGACGAGTGCGAAATCCAGTTTTTAACCGAGCCCGTGATCACGTTTGGAACGGCAATTGCTGCTTTCTACATCCCAGTGTCAATTATGACCATCCTCTACTGGAGGATCTACAAGGAGACGCAAAAACGGACAAAAGACCTTGCAGAGCTTCAAGGACTCACAACTGGGAATGTCCCAGAGGCGAATAAACCACAGAAGACAATGATTCggtcttgttttcatttcccCAGAGAGAGAAGAGACCAGAGTCAGGCCTCCTGGTCTTCGTCTACTCAAAGTAACGTAACTAAAATGACCAGTAGGTCAGATGAAGCATGGGTGAAAGCAGATCAGATCACTTCTTTCAACAGCTATACATCATCATCAGAGGAGGAGCATCGGGTTTCAATGGAAACCCCACAAGGATCATTCAAAGAGCAGCAGACGGGACAGAGTAACAAGAACGGGGAGGTTCCAGATAATCCAGAGGAAGAGTGTTGTTCCACTCCTCAGAAGAAGAGACATAAAAGCTTAATTTCTTACAAGTTCAAAGGTTGCTCAAAGGGTAAAAATTACAATCCACCAAGTCCAAAACCGTGCCCTCCAGACCCAGAGCAGCCGGTCAAAAAGCCGTCTATCTCTTCATCCTCCATGGCTTCTAAGCCCATAGACTCCGCCATGAAGAACAGGATCACCAAGAGAAAGAGGATGGTGCTTGTGAAGGAGAAGAAGGCAGCCCAAACCCTCAGCGCCATCCTCCTGGCCTTCATTCTCACATGGACGCCGTACAACATCATGGTTCTCATCTCCGCGTTCTGCTCCAAGTGCATCCCTACGTCCCTTTGGCACTTGGGCTACTGGCTGTGCTACGTCAACAGCACCGTCAACCCGATGTGCTACGCTCTGTGCAACAAGACCTTCCAGAAGACCTTCCGCATGCTCCTGCTCTGccagtggaggaagaggaggcgaggcaacaacaaaatgaactgaTGTGGTGGTTAATGCTTTTTATCCCCACATGACGGAGTGTTGATATTTGCTAGTATTCATTTGCAGTGTGGTGGTCTTTGTATTTAATATATGTTGGTAGTAAatgagaaaaagtcaaaatgaccGGAAGGAAAGTTTACTCAGCATATTAAAGTAGATAAGCACCCTACAAAGagaaagatgtgtaaaaaaaactatcttTTATAGCAGTAGCAAACACTGAGAATTTGCATTGAGAATTTCACAAAGTTCaagaggaaaaagaggaaaatctaATCAGTTTAGTCTCTTAATTTAGGTCTGGAGGTTGAGGTTGATTTTGTGTCtcatgaacttttttttccaccaattcTGCCATGGATGATTTCGATTATTAATCTGCTTctaaactatttaaattttttttctgatagaGACTAcatgttttagctttaaaaaatcTGGTAA
The Gambusia affinis linkage group LG22, SWU_Gaff_1.0, whole genome shotgun sequence DNA segment above includes these coding regions:
- the chrm5b gene encoding muscarinic acetylcholine receptor M5b; amino-acid sequence: MDVHNSTSSNNTVPYSLLEVIAIATVSAIVSLITIVGNILVLLSFKVNSQLKTVNNYYLLSLAFADLIIGVLSMNLYTMYILMDKWPLGNIACDLWLAVDYVASNASVMNLLVISFDRYFSITRPLTYRAKRTPKRAAIMIGLAWLVSFVLWAPPILCWQYFVGRRTVPHDECEIQFLTEPVITFGTAIAAFYIPVSIMTILYWRIYKETQKRTKDLAELQGLTTGNVPEANKPQKTMIRSCFHFPRERRDQSQASWSSSTQSNVTKMTSRSDEAWVKADQITSFNSYTSSSEEEHRVSMETPQGSFKEQQTGQSNKNGEVPDNPEEECCSTPQKKRHKSLISYKFKGCSKGKNYNPPSPKPCPPDPEQPVKKPSISSSSMASKPIDSAMKNRITKRKRMVLVKEKKAAQTLSAILLAFILTWTPYNIMVLISAFCSKCIPTSLWHLGYWLCYVNSTVNPMCYALCNKTFQKTFRMLLLCQWRKRRRGNNKMN